One Miscanthus floridulus cultivar M001 chromosome 11, ASM1932011v1, whole genome shotgun sequence DNA window includes the following coding sequences:
- the LOC136491693 gene encoding uncharacterized protein, which yields MAQEVETEAGQALIPPSIQGPPPLQESAQEVEVHSISSDDTSRAKKVADAEAASTEEQPTLNSGKGSSVLVWSTKVEDLRLRCADMMAEAATAQEQAASLAARIKELEEELTWQKDLLANANKLLLAQSAEVEDLRLRCANMTAEVVMAQEQAAPLAAQIKELEEELT from the exons atggcccaggaagtggagacaGAGGCGGGGCAAGCTTTAATACCACCATCGATTCAAGGCCCGCCACCGTTGCAGGAGAgcgcccaggaagtggaggtccattcgatctcctccgatgatacttctcgGGCGAAGAAGGTGGCCGATgctgaggcggccagcaccgaGGAGCAGCCGACTCTAAACTCTGGCAAGGGAAGCTCGGTCCTCGTGTGG AGCActaaggtggaggacctccgccttcgctgtgctgatatgatGGCTGAGGCGGCCACGGCTCAGGAGCAGGCTGCCTCTTTGGCGGCACggatcaaggagttggaggaggagctaaccTGG CAAAAGGACCTGCTTGCCAATGCCAACAAGCTTCTATTAGCGCAGAGTGctgaggtggaggacctccgccttcgctgtgccaatATGACAGCCGAGGTGGTCATGGCTCAGGAGCAAGCTGCCCCTTTGGCGGCGCagatcaaggagttggaggaggagctgacctag